One window of the Streptomyces sp. ITFR-21 genome contains the following:
- a CDS encoding LysR substrate-binding domain-containing protein → MFEPVQLRTFLAVAQTLSFTQAGQRLGLRQSTVSQHVRRLEEAAGCRLFARDTHGVELTEDGEAMLGFARTILEVNERAAGFFAGTRLRGRLRFGVSEDFVLTRLPEILAGFRREHPEVDLELTVELSGTLHQRLDAGLLDLCLAKRDGGDGPGRLVWRDKLVWIGSEHLRLDPHRPVPLIAFPPPGITRARALEVLERHGRAWRVACTSGSLSGLVAAARAGLGVMAHAQGLIPAGLARLPARAGLPELGGVDFVLLHGRRQARAKEAAGALAEAILAGGDRLHLPLP, encoded by the coding sequence GTGTTCGAACCGGTGCAGTTGCGTACGTTCCTCGCGGTCGCCCAGACGCTGAGCTTCACCCAGGCGGGGCAGCGCCTGGGGCTGCGTCAGTCGACGGTCAGCCAGCATGTGCGGCGGCTGGAGGAGGCGGCGGGCTGCCGGCTGTTCGCACGGGACACGCACGGCGTGGAGCTGACCGAGGACGGGGAGGCGATGCTCGGCTTCGCCCGCACGATACTGGAGGTCAACGAGCGGGCGGCCGGCTTCTTCGCGGGCACCCGGCTGCGCGGCCGGCTGCGTTTCGGGGTCTCCGAGGACTTCGTGCTGACCCGGCTGCCCGAGATCCTGGCCGGCTTCCGCCGTGAACACCCGGAAGTGGACCTGGAGTTGACGGTGGAGCTGTCCGGCACCCTGCATCAGCGGCTGGACGCCGGGCTGTTGGACCTGTGTTTGGCCAAGCGGGACGGCGGCGACGGCCCGGGGCGGCTGGTGTGGCGGGACAAGCTGGTGTGGATCGGCAGCGAGCACCTGCGCCTGGACCCGCACCGTCCGGTGCCGTTGATCGCCTTCCCGCCGCCGGGCATCACCCGGGCGCGTGCGCTGGAGGTCCTCGAACGGCACGGCCGTGCCTGGCGGGTGGCGTGCACCAGCGGGTCGCTCAGCGGGCTGGTCGCGGCCGCCCGCGCCGGGCTCGGGGTGATGGCGCACGCCCAGGGACTGATCCCGGCCGGGCTGGCCCGGCTGCCGGCGCGGGCCGGACTGCCGGAGCTGGGCGGGGTGGACTTCGTCCTGCTGCACGGGCGCCGGCAGGCCCGCGCGAAGGAGGCGGCGGGCGCGCTCGCCGAAGCGATTCTGGCCGGCGGCGACCGGCTGCACCTGCCGCTGCCCTGA